A single window of Callithrix jacchus isolate 240 chromosome 6, calJac240_pri, whole genome shotgun sequence DNA harbors:
- the GPR55 gene encoding G-protein coupled receptor 55 — protein sequence MSQPNTSGNCSFEGVNELMKTLQLTVHIPTFLLGLLLNLLAIFGFSSFLKKRWPDYAATSIYMINLAVFDLLLVLSLPFKMVLSNVRPPFPSLCTLVECLYFISMYGSVFTICFISIDRFLAIRYPLLVNHLRSPRKTFGICCTIWVLVWTGSIPVYSFHGTVENYMCFHNMSDSTWSAKVVFPLEVFGFLLPMGIMGFCSSRSIHILLGRRDHTQDWVQQRACIYTIAVSLAVFVVSFLPVHLGFFLQFLVRNGFIVECRAKQRISFFLQLSMCFSNINCCLDVFCYYFVIKEFRMNIKAHRPSRVQLDTTISRG from the coding sequence ATGAGCCAGCCAAACACCAGCGGGAACTGCTCCTTCGAGGGCGTGAACGAGCTGATGAAAACCCTGCAGCTGACAGTCCACATCCCCACCTTCCTCCTGGGCCTGCTTCTCAACCTGCTGGCCATCTTCGGCTTCAGCTCCTTCCTGAAGAAGAGGTGGCCCGATTACGCTGCCACCTCCATCTACATGATCAACCTGGCGGTCTTTGACCTGCTGCTGGTGCTCTCCCTCCCGTTCAAGATGGTCCTGTCCAATGTGCGGCCCCCCTTCCCGTCCCTGTGCACCCTGGTGGAGTGCCTCTATTTCATCAGCATGTACGGAAGTGTCTTCACCATCTGCTTCATCAGCATTGACCGGTTCTTGGCCATCCGGTACCCACTCCTGGTCAACCACCTCCGGTCCCCCAGGAAGACCTTTGGGATCTGCTGCACCATCTGGGTCCTGGTGTGGACCGGGAGCATCCCTGTCTATAGTTTCCATGGGACAGTGGAGAATTACATGTGCTTCCACAACATGTCTGACAGTACCTGGAGTGCGAAGGTGGTCTTCCCGCTGGAGGTGTTTGGTTTCCTCCTTCCCATGGGCATCATGGGCTTCTGCTCCTCCAGGAGCATCCACATCCTGCTGGGCCGCCGCGACCACACCCAGGACTGGGTGCAGCAGAGAGCCTGCATCTACACCATTGCAGTCAGCCTGGCCGTCTTTGTGGTCTCCTTCCTCCCAGTCCACCTGGGGTTCTTCCTGCAGTTCCTGGTGAGGAACGGCTTTATCGTAGAGTGCAGAGCCAAGCAGAGGATCAGCTTCTTCTTGCAACTGTCCATGTGTTTCTCCAACATCAACTGCTGCCTGGATGTTTTCTGCTACTACTTTGTCATCAAGGAATTCCGCATGAACATCAAAGCCCACCGGCCTTCCAGGGTCCAGCTGGACACCACGATCTCCCGGGGCTAA